Proteins from one Pseudomonas sp. KBS0710 genomic window:
- a CDS encoding DUF1329 domain-containing protein: MRKLFAVMALSVLAAHVMAAVSPEEAAKLGTTLTPVGAEKAGNADGSIPAWTGGIPKNAGAVDSKGFLADPFANEKPLFVITAATVDKYKDKLSDGQVAMFKRYPETYKIPVYPTHRTVNLPPDIYESIKRSALNVHAINDGNGLENFTGNRYYAFPIPKNGVEVLWNHITRYHGGNLKRIITQATPQTNGSYTPIRFEEEVAVPQAIPDIDQAKAANVLSFFKQSVTAPARLAGNVLLVHETLDQVKEPRLAWIYNAGQRRVRRAPQVSYDGPGTASDGLRTTDNFDMFSGAPDRYDWKLVGKKEMYIPYNSYKLDSPTLKYDDIIKAGHINQDLTRYELHRVWEVVGTVKPSERHIYAKRHMYIDEDSWQVALVDHYDGRGQLWRVAEGHAQFYYDHQVPAYTVETLYDIIAGRYIALGMKNEEKRSFVFGFAAKAADYTPAALRSEGVR; the protein is encoded by the coding sequence ATGCGTAAGCTATTTGCAGTGATGGCCCTGAGTGTACTGGCCGCCCACGTCATGGCCGCCGTCTCGCCCGAAGAGGCGGCCAAGCTCGGCACTACCCTGACGCCGGTCGGCGCCGAAAAAGCCGGCAATGCCGACGGCTCGATCCCCGCCTGGACCGGCGGCATCCCGAAAAACGCTGGCGCGGTGGACAGCAAAGGCTTTCTGGCCGATCCGTTCGCCAATGAAAAACCGCTGTTCGTGATCACCGCCGCCACGGTCGACAAGTACAAAGACAAGCTCTCCGACGGCCAGGTGGCGATGTTCAAACGTTACCCCGAGACCTACAAGATCCCGGTGTACCCGACCCATCGCACGGTCAACCTGCCGCCGGATATCTACGAGTCGATCAAGCGCAGCGCGCTGAACGTGCACGCGATCAACGACGGTAACGGCCTGGAAAATTTCACCGGCAACCGTTACTACGCGTTCCCGATCCCGAAAAATGGCGTGGAAGTGCTGTGGAACCACATCACCCGTTACCACGGCGGTAACCTCAAGCGCATCATCACCCAGGCCACTCCGCAAACGAATGGCAGCTACACACCGATCCGCTTTGAAGAAGAAGTGGCGGTGCCGCAAGCCATCCCGGATATCGACCAGGCCAAGGCGGCCAATGTGCTGAGCTTCTTCAAGCAGTCGGTGACGGCGCCCGCACGCCTGGCGGGCAACGTGCTGCTGGTGCATGAAACCCTCGACCAGGTGAAGGAGCCGCGTCTGGCCTGGATCTACAACGCCGGCCAACGCCGCGTGCGCCGTGCACCGCAAGTCTCGTATGACGGCCCGGGCACCGCCTCCGACGGCCTGCGCACCACCGACAACTTCGACATGTTCTCCGGCGCGCCCGACCGCTACGACTGGAAACTGGTCGGCAAAAAAGAGATGTACATCCCCTACAACAGCTACAAGCTCGATTCGCCGACCCTCAAGTACGACGACATCATCAAGGCCGGGCACATCAACCAGGACCTCACCCGCTATGAGCTGCACCGCGTGTGGGAAGTGGTCGGCACGGTCAAGCCGAGCGAGCGGCACATCTACGCCAAGCGCCACATGTACATCGACGAAGACAGCTGGCAGGTCGCGCTGGTGGATCACTACGACGGCCGTGGCCAACTGTGGCGGGTTGCTGAAGGCCATGCACAGTTCTACTACGACCACCAGGTGCCGGCCTACACCGTGGAAACCCTGTACGACATCATCGCCGGGCGCTACATCGCCCTCGGCATGAAGAACGAGGAGAAGCGCAGTTTCGTCTTCGGCTTTGCGGCCAAGGCGGCGGACTACACGCCAGCAGCGTTGAGGTCCGAGGGCGTTCGCTGA
- a CDS encoding helix-turn-helix domain-containing protein yields the protein MPDLESLQVFQALNRSPNARLEACAELGDGLSAALWSNHHDSQDYQAPTHHTLSCYIGGGTGTFRRDQPGTKGGPDKLCILPAEHQSAWVINGEIRLAHVYFSPEQFALGCVTLLDREPRELQLRESTFLEDASQAQRFHQLIALNWHEPAERLLTSSLAHEMLSHTLLSQVGARNGLRLKGGLAAHQRRLLVEFIDHHLEDPISLGQLAGMCALSEYHFARMFRQSFGLPPHQYLLARRLARAQALLRGGALPLGEIAWRCGFSSASHFTHRFRQAMGATPGEYRQAFCA from the coding sequence ATGCCAGATCTGGAATCCCTGCAAGTCTTTCAAGCCCTTAACCGCTCGCCCAACGCACGCCTGGAAGCCTGCGCCGAGCTCGGTGACGGCTTGTCTGCGGCCTTGTGGAGCAACCATCACGATTCGCAGGACTACCAGGCGCCGACCCACCACACCTTGTCCTGCTACATCGGCGGTGGCACCGGCACCTTTCGGCGCGATCAGCCAGGCACCAAAGGTGGCCCGGACAAACTCTGCATCCTGCCCGCCGAGCACCAGTCAGCCTGGGTGATCAACGGCGAGATTCGCCTGGCCCATGTGTATTTCAGCCCGGAGCAATTTGCCCTCGGCTGCGTCACGCTGCTTGACCGCGAGCCGCGCGAATTGCAATTGCGTGAAAGCACCTTCCTCGAAGACGCCAGCCAGGCCCAACGCTTTCACCAACTGATCGCCCTCAACTGGCACGAGCCCGCCGAGCGCTTGCTGACCAGCAGCCTGGCCCACGAGATGCTCAGCCACACCCTGCTCAGCCAGGTTGGCGCACGCAACGGCCTGCGTTTGAAAGGCGGGTTGGCGGCGCATCAGCGGCGGCTGTTGGTGGAGTTTATCGACCACCACCTGGAAGACCCGATCAGCCTCGGGCAACTGGCGGGTATGTGCGCGCTGTCGGAATACCATTTTGCGCGGATGTTCCGCCAAAGTTTCGGCCTGCCGCCCCACCAATACCTGTTGGCGCGTCGCCTGGCACGTGCGCAAGCCTTGCTGCGCGGCGGCGCCCTGCCCCTTGGCGAGATTGCCTGGCGGTGTGGTTTCTCCAGTGCCAGCCACTTTACCCACCGTTTTCGCCAGGCCATGGGCGCCACGCCCGGGGAATATCGCCAGGCATTCTGCGCCTAG
- a CDS encoding DMT family transporter, translated as MNLFLYLLTVVIWGTTWIALKWQLGVVAIPVSIVYRFGLAALVLFALLLLSRKLQVMNRRGHLICLAQGLCLFCVNFMCFLTASQWIPSGLVAVVFSTATLWNALNARVFFGQRVARNVLMGGALGLLGLGFLFWPELAGHTASPQTLLGLGLALLGTMCFSAGNMLSSLQQKAGLKPLTTNAWGMAYGAAMLATYCAVRGIPFDMDWSARYIGALWYLVIPGSVIGFTAYLTLVGRMGPERAAYCTVLFPVVALNVSAFAEGYQWTAPALMGLVLVMLGNVLVFRKPRPVQPILKAKAI; from the coding sequence ATGAACCTTTTCCTGTATTTACTCACCGTGGTGATCTGGGGCACCACCTGGATCGCCCTCAAGTGGCAATTGGGCGTCGTGGCGATTCCCGTGTCGATCGTCTACCGCTTCGGCCTGGCGGCGCTGGTGCTGTTTGCGCTGTTGCTGCTCAGCCGCAAGTTGCAGGTGATGAACCGGCGCGGGCATTTGATCTGCCTGGCGCAAGGGCTGTGCCTGTTCTGCGTTAACTTCATGTGCTTCCTGACCGCCAGCCAGTGGATCCCGAGCGGTCTGGTAGCAGTGGTGTTTTCCACCGCCACCTTGTGGAACGCCCTCAATGCCCGGGTGTTTTTTGGCCAGCGCGTAGCGCGCAACGTGTTGATGGGCGGCGCACTCGGCCTGCTGGGGCTGGGCTTTTTGTTCTGGCCGGAACTGGCAGGGCATACCGCCAGCCCGCAGACCTTGCTCGGCCTGGGCCTGGCATTGTTGGGGACCATGTGTTTCTCGGCGGGCAATATGCTTTCGAGCCTGCAACAGAAGGCCGGGCTCAAGCCGCTGACCACCAATGCGTGGGGCATGGCCTATGGCGCGGCGATGCTGGCGACTTACTGTGCGGTGCGCGGCATTCCTTTCGACATGGACTGGAGTGCACGGTATATCGGCGCTTTGTGGTACCTGGTGATTCCGGGGTCGGTAATCGGCTTTACCGCCTACCTCACCCTGGTTGGGCGCATGGGGCCGGAGCGGGCGGCGTATTGCACGGTGTTGTTTCCGGTGGTGGCGCTGAACGTGTCGGCATTCGCCGAGGGTTACCAGTGGACCGCCCCGGCGCTGATGGGGTTGGTGCTGGTGATGTTGGGGAATGTGTTGGTGTTCAGGAAGCCTCGGCCGGTTCAGCCAATCTTAAAGGCAAAAGCTATCTAA
- a CDS encoding LuxR C-terminal-related transcriptional regulator, producing MTAMTRCLDRPGFMPRLSAHHLSRPQLTEPLLAAPVRVKLLCAPGGSGKSALLAECALQAPKGCQVYWLPLNGAALSPDELCQRLAHNLGLAFVDEATLLLDLSRWQPTAWLFLDDYCRLPAPELDALLDRLLSVASPALTWWLGARRRPACNWPRLLLDDELLVCSELNFSPAQVQQLLGPEQSLDSVMQFSGGWCAGVRIALLGDGHPDKTLLDYLQHELLRTLPVELAEAWRVLAHLPRFNPSLCEHLFGAGDGDHYLRELQALGAFIQPWEDTADWLQVFPPLARLLRDEPWPAKRSWHRRACQWFTTECDWQAAFEQALQAEAFEVAVSLLQHFSFEDLFRQQNAQLLLRLHEQHGDELMLGSAQLVGLVTAALLFAGRFEQAGVCIDQLARFAPQPTAAKQRHLLARWQAQWGWLLHLNGDAERSREHFLEALQALPDSAWTSRLMCLSGLTQQALLRGELDVSQALNREALCLARAHGSLVLEALLELDHAQLLEQRGAPYRAQSLLENVQAMLARQRLKAGPLVGRIALRRGHLALRQGQDALAGECFESGLNLCLHSQDKRVLYGFLGLALLAANQGDYAQAFIQLREAERLMQQRHVPDSVYRAVLLLVSGHFWLQQGRAELTVEAVRRVLRHFRGPQARQAPPATLELIPRLEYLLVLAEVKLGVAVQPMERLYALLDTTQQRGMLCLETELHLVLGEVAWQLGDSTVARRALQTGLELAQRCQVQQAIRELRLRAPGLLSELGLETPAAPSGVVENPLSQRELEVLQLIAQGNSNLEIADRLFISLHTVKTHARRIHSKLGVERRTQAVAKAKTLGLMV from the coding sequence ATGACTGCCATGACCCGCTGCCTGGACCGTCCTGGATTCATGCCACGGCTGTCCGCCCATCACTTATCACGCCCGCAATTGACCGAGCCCTTGCTCGCGGCACCCGTGAGGGTGAAGTTGCTGTGCGCGCCGGGCGGCAGTGGCAAAAGCGCATTGCTGGCCGAGTGTGCCTTGCAGGCGCCCAAGGGTTGCCAGGTGTATTGGCTGCCCCTCAATGGCGCGGCCTTGAGCCCCGATGAGTTGTGCCAACGCTTGGCGCACAACCTGGGGCTGGCGTTTGTCGATGAGGCTACCTTGTTGCTTGACCTGAGCCGCTGGCAGCCCACGGCCTGGTTGTTCCTGGATGATTACTGCCGCCTGCCCGCGCCCGAATTGGATGCTTTGCTCGACCGCTTGCTCAGTGTCGCCAGCCCGGCGCTGACCTGGTGGCTGGGCGCGCGGCGGCGACCGGCGTGCAACTGGCCGCGCCTGTTGCTCGACGATGAACTGTTGGTGTGCAGCGAGCTGAACTTCAGCCCGGCGCAGGTCCAGCAACTGCTTGGTCCCGAGCAAAGCCTCGACAGCGTGATGCAGTTCAGCGGCGGCTGGTGTGCCGGTGTACGCATTGCCTTGCTCGGTGATGGTCACCCGGACAAAACCTTGCTCGACTACCTGCAACACGAACTGCTGCGCACCTTGCCGGTCGAGTTGGCTGAGGCCTGGCGGGTACTGGCGCACCTGCCGCGTTTCAACCCGAGCCTGTGCGAGCACCTGTTCGGCGCTGGCGACGGTGACCACTACCTGCGTGAATTGCAGGCACTGGGCGCCTTTATCCAGCCTTGGGAAGACACCGCCGATTGGCTGCAGGTGTTCCCGCCGCTCGCACGCTTGCTGCGCGATGAACCCTGGCCGGCCAAGCGCTCCTGGCATCGGCGCGCCTGCCAATGGTTTACCACTGAGTGTGATTGGCAAGCCGCGTTTGAGCAGGCCTTGCAGGCCGAAGCGTTTGAGGTGGCGGTGAGCCTGTTGCAGCACTTCAGTTTTGAAGACCTGTTCCGTCAGCAGAATGCGCAACTGCTGTTGCGTTTGCATGAGCAGCATGGCGATGAATTGATGCTGGGCTCGGCGCAACTGGTGGGGCTGGTGACGGCCGCATTGCTGTTCGCCGGGCGCTTTGAGCAAGCCGGTGTGTGCATCGACCAGCTTGCCCGGTTTGCACCGCAGCCGACGGCGGCGAAACAGCGGCATTTATTGGCGCGCTGGCAGGCGCAATGGGGCTGGTTGTTGCACCTCAATGGCGATGCCGAGCGCTCCCGCGAGCATTTTCTGGAGGCCTTGCAAGCGTTGCCCGACAGCGCCTGGACCTCTCGCTTGATGTGCCTGTCGGGGCTGACCCAGCAAGCCTTGCTGCGCGGCGAGTTAGACGTCAGTCAAGCCTTGAACCGTGAAGCGCTGTGCCTGGCGCGTGCCCATGGTTCATTGGTGCTGGAGGCGCTGCTGGAACTGGATCACGCGCAATTGCTGGAACAGCGCGGTGCACCGTATCGGGCGCAAAGCCTGCTGGAAAATGTGCAGGCAATGCTGGCGCGCCAGCGCCTCAAGGCGGGGCCACTGGTAGGGCGCATCGCCCTGCGGCGCGGGCATCTGGCGTTACGCCAAGGCCAGGACGCGCTCGCCGGTGAATGTTTCGAGAGCGGTTTGAACCTGTGCCTGCACAGCCAGGACAAGCGCGTGCTCTACGGGTTTCTCGGCCTGGCGCTGCTGGCGGCCAACCAGGGCGATTACGCCCAGGCGTTTATCCAGTTGCGCGAGGCGGAGCGCTTGATGCAGCAGCGCCATGTGCCGGACTCGGTATACCGCGCGGTGCTGCTGTTGGTCAGTGGACACTTCTGGTTGCAACAGGGCCGAGCCGAACTGACCGTGGAGGCGGTGCGGCGCGTACTGCGGCACTTCCGTGGGCCACAGGCCCGGCAGGCACCACCGGCCACCCTGGAACTGATTCCACGCCTGGAATACCTGCTGGTGCTGGCCGAGGTGAAGCTGGGTGTGGCCGTTCAGCCCATGGAACGCCTGTATGCCTTGCTCGACACGACCCAACAACGCGGCATGCTCTGCCTGGAAACCGAGCTGCACCTGGTGCTGGGCGAAGTGGCCTGGCAGTTGGGCGACTCGACCGTGGCCCGCCGCGCGCTGCAAACCGGGCTGGAGCTGGCGCAGCGCTGCCAGGTGCAGCAGGCGATTCGCGAGCTGCGTTTGCGTGCGCCGGGGCTATTGAGTGAGCTGGGCCTGGAAACCCCGGCAGCGCCCAGTGGCGTGGTGGAAAACCCGCTGAGCCAGCGTGAACTGGAAGTGCTGCAGTTGATCGCCCAGGGCAACTCCAACCTGGAAATCGCCGACCGGCTGTTTATTTCGCTGCACACCGTCAAGACCCACGCGCGGCGTATCCATAGCAAGCTCGGCGTGGAGCGGCGCACCCAAGCGGTGGCCAAGGCCAAGACATTGGGCTTGATGGTCTAG
- a CDS encoding DUF1302 domain-containing protein encodes MTKTTMRAIFTPQALATAVALGFCAQAQAVSFNIGEIEGQFDSSLSVGASWGMRDADKKLVGIPNGGTGQASTGDDGRLNFKKGETFSKIFKGIHDLELKYGDSGIFVRGKYWYDFELQDENREFKQISNNHRDEGARSSGYELLDAFVYHNYSIGDLPGAVRVGKQVVSWGESTFIGNSINSINPIDVSAFRRPGAEIKEGLIPVNMLFASQSLTNQLSVEGFYQLNWENTVVDNCGTFFGNDVVAHGCNSNYTVGSPAIAPLQPVAAAFGQGFQVTREGVVVQRANDREARDGGQFGAALRWLGDDTEYGLYFMNYHSRTPTVGTITANTNLATIGRIINTANAIAPGTGAGLAQSTMLGRGQYYLDYPEDIRLYGASFSTTLPTGTAWTGEISYRPNAPVQLNTTDLTLALVNPIAGQTASPIRSSFGSDNSGYRRKEITQIQSTMTQFFDQVLGAERLTLVGEAAYVHVGGLEAKTKLRYGRDSVYGAYGFGGDTDGFVTANSWGYRARAILDYNNVFAGVNLKPNLSWSHDVSGYGPNGIFNEGAKAISVGVDADYRNTYTASLSYTDFFGGDYNTLTDRDFIALSFGVNF; translated from the coding sequence ATGACAAAAACAACAATGCGCGCCATCTTCACGCCACAGGCGCTGGCCACGGCGGTTGCGCTGGGTTTCTGCGCCCAGGCACAGGCTGTTTCATTCAACATCGGCGAGATCGAAGGGCAATTCGATTCCTCGCTGTCGGTCGGCGCCAGCTGGGGCATGCGCGATGCTGACAAGAAGCTGGTGGGTATTCCCAACGGCGGCACGGGGCAGGCGTCCACCGGTGATGACGGGCGGCTGAACTTCAAGAAGGGGGAGACCTTCTCCAAGATCTTCAAGGGCATTCACGATCTGGAGCTCAAGTACGGCGACAGCGGCATCTTTGTGCGCGGCAAGTACTGGTACGACTTCGAACTGCAGGACGAAAACCGCGAGTTCAAGCAAATCAGCAACAACCACCGTGACGAAGGTGCGCGCTCGTCCGGCTACGAGCTGCTGGATGCCTTCGTGTACCACAACTATTCCATCGGCGATTTGCCGGGCGCCGTGCGGGTCGGCAAACAGGTGGTGAGCTGGGGCGAAAGTACGTTTATCGGTAACTCGATCAACAGCATCAACCCCATCGACGTCTCGGCGTTCCGCCGTCCAGGCGCTGAGATCAAGGAAGGCCTGATCCCGGTCAACATGTTGTTCGCGTCCCAAAGCCTGACCAACCAGCTGTCGGTAGAAGGTTTCTACCAACTCAACTGGGAAAACACCGTGGTGGATAACTGCGGCACCTTCTTTGGTAACGACGTGGTGGCCCACGGCTGCAACAGCAACTACACGGTCGGCAGCCCGGCGATTGCGCCGTTGCAACCGGTGGCCGCAGCGTTTGGCCAGGGTTTTCAGGTGACCCGCGAAGGCGTGGTGGTGCAGCGCGCCAACGACCGCGAAGCGCGCGATGGCGGCCAGTTCGGCGCGGCCTTGCGCTGGCTCGGCGATGACACCGAGTACGGCCTCTATTTCATGAACTACCACAGCCGCACGCCAACGGTGGGCACGATTACCGCCAACACCAACCTGGCCACCATCGGCCGCATTATCAATACCGCCAACGCCATTGCCCCAGGTACCGGCGCGGGCCTGGCCCAGAGCACCATGCTCGGGCGTGGCCAGTATTACCTCGACTACCCGGAAGACATCCGCCTGTACGGCGCGAGTTTTTCCACCACTTTGCCCACCGGCACGGCCTGGACCGGCGAAATCAGCTATCGGCCGAATGCGCCGGTGCAACTCAACACCACTGACCTGACCCTGGCGCTGGTCAACCCGATTGCCGGCCAAACCGCCTCGCCGATCCGCAGTTCGTTCGGCTCGGATAACTCCGGCTACCGCCGCAAGGAAATCACCCAGATCCAGAGCACCATGACCCAGTTCTTCGACCAGGTGCTGGGTGCCGAACGCCTGACGCTGGTGGGCGAGGCGGCGTATGTGCACGTCGGCGGGCTGGAAGCCAAGACCAAACTGCGCTACGGCCGCGACTCGGTGTACGGCGCCTATGGGTTTGGCGGCGATACCGACGGCTTCGTCACCGCCAACTCCTGGGGCTACCGCGCCCGCGCGATCCTCGACTACAACAACGTGTTTGCCGGGGTGAACCTCAAGCCCAACCTGTCCTGGTCCCATGACGTCAGCGGCTACGGCCCCAACGGCATTTTCAACGAAGGCGCCAAGGCGATCAGCGTCGGCGTGGATGCGGACTACCGCAACACCTACACCGCGAGCCTGAGCTACACCGACTTTTTTGGTGGTGACTACAACACCCTCACCGACCGCGACTTTATCGCCCTCAGCTTCGGCGTGAACTTCTGA